One Setaria italica strain Yugu1 chromosome I, Setaria_italica_v2.0, whole genome shotgun sequence DNA window includes the following coding sequences:
- the LOC101770571 gene encoding uncharacterized protein LOC101770571, translated as MWYQPRRPAAAGPFSQPEPQHLPQAPPPPASDGHPADAPPAGHSVRWLAAAGFAFLIFNSGMAVHRSRGDLGAIAFVAFSHLDLLALFLCLRRYEGARPGSPLRDQLRMAIWLLTSALTLMFSSKVAAVVPGAVAAVVWLVAFGTVAGGFYALFFCGNEDKQSNVFDTIIN; from the coding sequence ATGTGGTATCAACCGCGACGGCCCGCCGCGGCTGGTCCCTTCTCGCAACCGGAGCCGCAGCATCTGCCGCAAGCACCTCCGCCTCCTGCCTCCGATGGCCACCCGgccgacgcgccgccggccgggcacTCCGTTCGgtggctcgccgccgcgggcttCGCCTTCCTCATCTTCAACTCCGGGATGGCCGTCCACCGCTCCCGGGGCGACCTCGGTGCCATCGCGTTCGTCGCGTTTTCGCACCTCGACCTCCTCGCACTGTTCCTCTGCCTCCGGCGGTACGAGGGCGCCCGCCCCGGCTCGCCGCTCCGGGATCAGCTGAGGATGGCCATCTGGCTCCTCACCTCGGCGCTCACGCTGATGTTCTCGTCCAAAGTCGCCGCCGTGGTtcccggcgccgtcgccgccgtggttTGGCTCGTTGCGTTTGGAACGGTCGCCGGCGGTTTCTATGCACTCTTCTTCTGCGGCAACGAGGACAAGCAATCGAATGTTTTTGATACAATCATTAATTAA
- the LOC101770981 gene encoding uncharacterized protein LOC101770981, whose protein sequence is MASEQEKRSMAEALLEQTLIQPAPEDHEGAWAPSLLTLVGFKFLTFSSAMAVSSWCRDYGAVAFVTFSYLDLVMLFYCLRLYERTPPPESPRRELLKMVMWILATMHTIAVFKLLEFNLVPNATP, encoded by the coding sequence ATGGCTTCAGAGCAGGAGAAGCGATCCATGGCCGAAGCTCTGCTGGAGCAGACACTGATCCAGCCGGCACCCGAGGACCACGAGGGAGCATGGGCGCCCTCGCTGCTGACGCTCGTCGGTTTTAAGTTCCTCACGTTCAGCTCGGCCATGGCTGTGTCCTCGTGGTGCAGGGACTATGGCGCCGTCGCCTTCGTCACCTTCTCCTACCTCGACCTCGTCATGCTCTTCTACTGCCTGCGCCTGTACgagaggacgccgccgccggagtcaCCCCGGCGGGAGCTCCTCAAGATGGTGATGTGGATCCTCGCCACCATGCACACCATTGCCGTTTTCAAGTTACTGGAGTTTAATTTGGTTCCTAACGCTACGCCATGA